The Ictalurus punctatus breed USDA103 chromosome 6, Coco_2.0, whole genome shotgun sequence DNA segment TCCGGTGTATCCAGCCTGAAAGCACCTTGCCCTTAAAGGTGAAcgcttgtgtttaaaggtgcTGGTTTagacacaatttaaaaaatattcatagACACCTCCACTCATGAAAAAACTGGCAACCATGGATGCGTGAACTACACATGGTTGATTTGCATAAACTCAGTGGAGCCCAGAAATCAAATTAACTGTGTGCATAGAGTCTGAATAGCATAATGATATGGTCCAAATTACGCCGtaacatttggacttaagttgaCAAGTTTATGGTTTAAATGGCATACTTTAAAATAAGAATTCAGACTTCTAAGATAAGACATGGCTATGCAGGTTTTTAAGAATTAGGAAATCTAAAGAGTAGAACTGACTGTGCTCATTGCATAAGGTCCCTGAAGAACGGCAGAACAGAACTGAAGATTGTAACCTTTTACAATCTTCTTTTACAATATCTGTTGCTGATTGGTTATACCTATTGGATTTGCTAGATGGTCTTTGCAAATTTTCACTGGCCCTGTCCTTTTATACATGCTGGCTAGCTTGAAGAAGGAAGGGTAACCACTGCTCCCTGAACATACGAGCCTCAATAACCCTCCAAGGTACCGCAGTAAAAATGGGCTCCACAGACAGCTGGTAGGTCCAATATGGCCAAATGGTCCAATTTAGTTGCATCTGGCAGGAGAGACTAAGACatatttatgacaaatttatcaCACACATCATCAGCCATGTTTCTTAGATATAAAGCAAAAGGTTGTGAAAATGCATTAGGAAGTGTAATTGAATTGTCTGCAAAGAAATTGTGTAAATAAGAAACATCTGTGAGAAGCCGTTTCCATTCTGGCCTACACACAACTTGCATAGTGGGTCATCAGGTAAAAAAACATCCTCCTGCAATGCCTACTGTTGTGGAAGCACCAGTAATGCAACTAGATAGGTAAAGTTCATCACgacaaactttgatgttggTTTGACGAAGCCGgtctgaaaatgtaaaatagttATCAGTTTGAAATCTGAAGGTAATGTGCAGtttaagaaagaaagtgagacacatagatagggtgccaatacttgtagagttgaacaggtagggtgccaatacttgtagcaTTAGATAAATAGCTAGTGTGCCAATACTTTATAgttggacagatggatggggtgccaatacttgtagagttggatcgatagagagggagagagagagggggagagagagagagagagggggagggagagagagagagggggagggagagagagagagggagagggggagagagagggagagagcggttgagatagagagagggagagagagagagggagagagatagagagggagagatagagagaggggggagagagagtgagagagggagagggggagagagagggagagagtggttgagatagagagagagagggagagagatagagagggagagatagagagaggggggagagagagtgagagagggagagagagagggagagggggagagagagggagagagcggttgagatagagagagagggagagagatagagagggagagatagagagagggggagggagagagagagagagggagagggggagagagagggagagagcggttgagagagggagagagagagagggagagagatagagagggagagatagagagaggggggagagagagtgagagagggagagagagagggagagggggagagagagggagagagcggttgagagagagagggagagagatagagagggagagatagagagagagagagtgagagagggagagagagagggagagggggagagagagggagagagcggttgagagagagagggagagagatagagagggagagatagagagaggggggagagagagagagagagagagagagagagagagagagggagaggtagagagagatataattctgttacagttacattgacacagtgagagggagggaagagagagagagggagagagagagggagatagagagggagagagcggttgagatagagagagagggagagagatagagagggagagagatagtgaaagggggagagagatagagagagggagagggagagacagagggagagggagagagggggagagagagggagagagcggttgagatagagagagagggagagagatagagagggagagatagagagaggggggagagagagtgagagagagagagaggtagagagagatataattctgttacagttacattgacacagtgagagggagggaagagagagagagggagagatagagagacagggagagagagagggagatagagagggagagagcggttgagatagagagagagggagagagatagagagggagagagatagtgaaagggggagagagagagagagagatagagagagggagagggagagacagagggagagagagagagagagaaagggagagagagagggagatagagagggagagagcggttgagagagagagagggagagagatagagaaagggggagagggagagagagagagagagggagagggagagagagagagagagagagagagataactgttacagttacattgacacagtgagagggagggaagagagagagggagagagagagggagagatagagagacagggagagagggagagagagagaatgagagagagagagggagatagagagagggagagagagatagagggagagggagagagggagagagtgagagagagagggggagagagagggggagagagagataactctgttacagttacattgacacagtgagagagggagagagggagagatagagagagagagagagtgagagagagagggggagagagagggggagagagaggtaactctgttacagttacattgacacagtgagagggagagatagagagagggagagagagagagacggagatagagagagagggagagagagagagagggagagagagagataactctgttacagttacattgacacagtgagagggagagatagagagagagacggagatagagggagagagagagagagagagagatagagagagggagagagagagagacggagatagagagagagggagggagagagagagagagagagagagagagagagagagagataactctgttacagttacattgacacagtgagagggagagatagagagagagagatagagagagggagagagagagagacggagatagagagagagggagagagagagggagaaatagagagaaagagacggagatagagacagagggagagagagagagagagagagagagagagagagagataactctgttacagttacattggcacagggagagggagagatagagagagagatagagagagggagagagagagagatggagatagagagagagggagagagagagagagagagagagagagagagagagataactctgttacagttacattggcacagggagagggagggtagagagagagagatagagagagggagagagagagagatggagatagagagagagggagagagagagagagagagagagagagataactctgttacagttacattggcacagggagagggagagatagagagagatagagagagggagagagagagagatggagatagagagagagggagagagagggagagagagagagagggagagagagagggagggagagagagagataactctgttacagttacattgacacagtgagagggagagatagagagagagatagagagagggagagagagagagagagagagatagagagagggagagagagagagacggagatagggagagagagagagagagagagagagatagagagagggagagagagagagacggagatagagagagagggagagatagagagagagagagagagagagagataactctgttacagttacattggCACAGGGAGAGGGAGGGTAGAGAGGCTTCAGGCCGTGTGTACTCAGGTGTGTGAGTTTTTGACAGAGTTTGGAGCCAGGCTCTGAACATTCCCCTCAGTGTAAGTGAAAGAGAGTTTTGGGATTTTTGATCGTCTGCTACGGGAATACCAGGAGTCTGATcagttaaagaaatatatagcATAACCAGTCTGATCAGCCTGaaggactgtgctgagtttggtAGAAGTAGCTTGAAAGCAGTTTATAACTATTTTTTATGCTAGTTAATGGGAATTTTGCCCATTGAGCTTCTGTAAAGGGCATTTCATAATTCAGATCACAGAAAAGTCATAGCAACTCCAGTCAGAACAAGCTGAAGGTCTGTGCTGAGTTTGGTGCATGTAGTTTGAAAGCTGTGGACAGTGAATGTGTACTTCCGCATTACTCTATACAGTGTGGGGCGCCTTAGCTGGAGCCTCAAAAGATAGATGTGCATTTAGTTACACAGCACTGCCTATGACCGAGGCTTCCACTGGGCACTTTAGCCACTCAACTGTAATACAACTCACAAGAGACATCCTAGCCTGACCTTTCTGAGCCCTTATTCAAAAAGAATTAGGCTCTAATGCACTTCTGTACCTTTTCATTTTATCCAAgcttctctctcatctctcacacgcacactcacactcccacactctcATAAAATTAGATTTTCTGTTTTGTTAATCTTTTTGCTATCCAGGATCTGGAGCACCAAGCCATCACTCTGCTGAAGAATGAGCTGGACAAGTTCGGCACACTactgagtccagattacccagcatgcccTGAGAGGgaagtggaggatgaggaggaccAGAGCCCTGTCAGAGAGGGTGcactgaagatcacactgcatgTCCTAAATAAGATGAACCATTCAGACCTCGCCAACACATTGCAGACCAGTAAGAGCTCATGCAGTTACTTTATTCCCCCACTTTACACTTGTCCATGATTATCTTTCTCCTCAGATTAAGTACACTGTTCAGTTTTGTACAGCAACGACCTGATGAAAATGATAAACTAAACTGTAATTTAGGTATGCTCTCTAATTTTGCTAAAGGTAAAATTATGGATAGTGATCATACATTCATAATCATTATATTTGGTTGTTTGTTAGGGCTGGAATCTGAGATTCCTAGAAACTTTAAatccagactgagagagaaatgtaaaagaattaatgaaggaatctcacagcctggaagctcagcacttctgaatgagatctacacagagctctacatcacagttggctggagtggagacgtcaataatgaacatgaggtgagacagattgagacagcgtccaggagaccagcaacacaggagacacccatcaaatgtaatgatctctttaaagacgagtccatcagaagagtgctgactaaaggagttgctggaattggaaaaacagtctctgtgcagaagttcattctggactgggctgaaggaaaagcaaatcaggacgtcaccttcatgtttccacttccctttagagagctgaatctgatgaaagagaaaaaaaccaGTCTTATAAAGCTTCTTCGTTACTTCTTCcaagaaacaaaagaattgccattaataaattgtaatgCCTGCAAAGTCCTGTtcatctttgatggtctggatgagtgtcgccttcctctaaatttccagaagaatgagagattgtgtgatgtgacagagtcagcctcagtggatgtgctgctgacgaacctcatcaaggggaatctgcttccctctgctctcctctggatcacctctcgaccaggagcagccaatcagatccctcctgagtgtgtagaccaggtaacagagatacgagggttcagtgatcctcagaaagaggagtacttcaggaagaggatcagtgatcagagcctggccaataaaatcatcagACACGTGAAGAtttcaagaagcctctacatcatgtgccacatcccagtcttctgctggatctcagccactgttctagagagaatgttgggtgaagcagagagtggagagatccccaagactctgactcaaatgttcacacacttcctgatctttcagatcaaacacaaggaccaaaagtatCATGGAAAATATGgccctgatcctcagcagaccagagagagtatcctggcactgggaaaactggctttccaccagctggagaaaggaaacctgatcttctatgaggaagacctgagagagtgtggcattgatgccagagaagtgtcagtgtactcaggagtgtgtacccaaatcttcagagaggagtttgggcttcacctggggaaggtgttcagctttgtacatcagagtgttcaggagtttctggctgctttatacacatttctgaCCTTCatcctaaaaaacaaaaatgtgataGGGGAGGAAAGAACTGGGATTTTTTATCGCTTTAAAAAACCAAACATGATTGACCCTCTGAAGACTGCAGTGGACAAGGCCGTACAGAGTGAGAACGGACAtctggacctgttcctccgcttccttctgggtctctcagtCGAGTCtaatcagactctcttacgacGCTTAATACCACAGACAGGGAACAGCTCTAATATCAAAGAGGATATAGTCAACTATCTCAAGAggaagatcagggagaatccttctccagagaaatccatcaatctgttccactgtctgaatgaaatgaatgatgATTCTCTGGTGAAAGAAATACAaacttacctgaacagaggaggtAAAAGTGCACTCAGTGGAGCCTGTCtttctcctgctcagtggtcagctctggtgtttgtatTACTGAACTCACAAGAGGGACTAGAGGAGTTTGACTTGACAAAATATCACCCATCGGAGGAGTGTCTTCTGAGGTTGCTGCCGGTGGTTAAAGAATCAGTCAAAGCTGTGTGAGTATTGTCATTCTATATTTTACTGcactgttttatatttatataaaatcataGCTGTATGAATTTCTTTTCATGGGTTACTTTGTTCATGAATAAGCCACTGGTGTGTGATTACTTCTACAAATAGAGCGAGACACTAGTCCACTAATCTCAGTCATTCTCATAGTAATATGGTATAGACTTCaatttctgtttaaaatgattaaagtgCGTGTCACTCAAGGTTCTGATATGCAGACACAACAAGTGCAGTTCGCCTGCTCTTCTGTCTGCAGTTACTGGCTGGTATATATAGTGCTATGAAAATTATTTGCTTCTCCTGTTCTCCTATTTGCTTTCTCCTGATTTgatatgtttttgtgtatatctcatgctaaatagtcttagatcttcaaatgaaatacaacataaatcaaaggcaacctttttttaattgaagcaaaaaaagttattcaccacctatcaccaatgtgaaaaagtaattgctCCCTTCAACTTAAAATCTTGTTGTGCCAccttagcagcaataactgcaaccaaacacttctgataactggagatcagtctttcacttacttctaggactaggattactcctacgctttggagcgttgtcttgctgcataatccagttgcgcttgagtttcaacttacagactgaagaccagacatttcTAGTAGAGagtagaattcatgtttccctcaattatagcaagttgcccaggctctgaagcagcaaagcatccccacatcatcacacttcctccaccatgcttgatcgtAGGTATGattttccacaaaaagaatgcagtgtttggtttatgccagatgtaatgggactcCCGTCTTCCAACCAGTTctactttcgactcatcagtccacagaactggcaaaattcagatgagcctaaatgttcttctgggttagcagtggttttcacctcacctcactttctgatagtggagtcatgaacagtgacctttattgatgaaagagaggcctgtagatcctttgatgttgtccttggctcttttgtgaatTGCTGGATAAGTAgttactgtgctcttggaggaattttggaaggtcggacacttctgggaaggttctctactgtgctgagtttttccatttggagataacggctctcgctgtggttctctggagtcccagaacctttgaaatagctttgtaacccttcccagactgatgtacttcaatcaccttcttcatcatcatttctggaatttctttcagctttggcatagtgtgttactgggtaagatcttttaaccaacttcacgctgctgaaaaagttctatgtaagtgttgatttgattgaacagggtttgcagtaatcaggcctggttgtgtctcgtcTAGCTGAACCACATCATCAACACAGTGTCATAGATGCATACTAGAAATATGCATGAACATTGATCAAATCTGACAGCGCATATTTTAGTGAAAACAATATGATGGCCAACATTAAAGAATTAGAGCACTATATTCAGCATATTTGTGTTCACGTCCTCAACTTTTGGAGAAATCAAGAATACGAAAGAGGAGACATTGCTAGTTGTGCAGGAAACCGTGCTTGTAATCGAGAACAAAAGGAAATAGAACTCCTTCATCACTGAAGTGGTACAAGGCAAAGATCAATCAGTATTGTTCCATCTCAGCCATCATAGGAAGCataaacaccaatcagccataacattaaaaccacctgcttaatgttgtgtaggtcccctacacagtgatgctctgtgtgttctgactcctttctatcagaaccaGAATGAACTTCTTCAGCactttgtgctacagtagctcttctgtgggatcggaccagacgggctagccttcactgcccacacgcatcagtgagccttagGAACATATGACCATGTCGCCAATTCACCGATAGTCCtaccttggaccacttttggtaggtactaacaccataccgggaacaccccacaagacctatTGCTTTGGAGAAgctctgacccagacgtctGGCCATCacatttggcccttgtcaaagtcactcagatccttactcttgcccatttttcctgcttccaacccATCAatttcgagaactgactgttcacttgctgcctaataaatatatcccacccttaCAGTTGCCTCTGTAACAAGATAAccatgttattcacttcacctgtcagtggttttaatgttatgacgtATTTAAAAATTTCTAGATAACATTTCTTCTTTATATGGAGATGACTCTTTTACACATTTGTATTTTGATATATAATTATGTTCTCTCCCAGACTGTGTTGgtgtgatctgacagaggaaagctgtagagttctgtcctcagtactcagttcaaactcctccagactgagagaactggacctgagttacaataacctgcaggattcaggagtggagctgctctctgctggacttcagaatccacactgtacactggagacactgtgGTGAGATCATCagttttcacacacaaacacattctagTTAAATTGACATATATTCGttgtatacacacatatgcacactgtctctgtgaatgtgtgtatgcactGAATACAACAAAAAGATAGCAAAACCTGATCATAATGccataaataaaagaatgattAGCAGAAGAGAAACAGACACATGTTCATAGCAGATCAATTTTCTAAGACAGACTGAGTAAAACAACTGTACcttaatgcaaataaaattttaattagacataatagttttgttattaataatatgctgttaatatttctgcataaatataacataaaaacatgatcagattttcacacgtcttaaaagtagataaagaacccaattaaacaaatgagataaaaatattatacctggtcatttatttattgaggaaaatgatccagtattacagatctgtgaggggtaaaagtatgtgaaccgttgctttcagtatgtggtgtgacccccttgtgcagtaataactgcagataagcgtttggggtaagtgttgatcatctgcacgtcggcttggaggagttttatcccgttcctcagtacagaacagcttcagctctggggtgttggtgtgtttcctcacatgaactgctcgcttcaggttcttccacaacatctctactggattaaggtcaggactttgactcggccgttccaaaacatgaactttattcttctttaagcgttctttggtagaacgactcgtgtgatTAGGATCGTTGTGTTGCTGCATGACCcgctttctcttcagattcagttcatggactcATGTCCTGATATTTGCCTTTAGAGTTTGCCGGTATAATTCAGaactcattgttccatcagtgccGGTGAGTCGTCCTgatccagatgcagcaaaacaggtccaaaccctgacactaccaccaccatgtttcacagatgagatcaggttcttctgctggaacgcagtgttttcatttctccaaacataacgcttctcatttaaaccaaaaagttctattttggtctcctctatccacaaaacattttccattagtCTTCTGGCTCCTCCTCCTGGGAGGCGAACAATGGtgttaaatttcctccatttgtacacaatctgtctgactgtggattggtggagtccaaactcttcagAGATGGTTCTGTGACCTTTTCCAcactgatgagcttcaacaactcttctTCTGAGgtcttcagaaatctcctttgtttgcaCCAGGATACACTcccacaaacacgtgttgtgaagatcagactctgatagatccctgttctttaaataaaacaggacactcactcactcactcactcctgatcatcatcccactgactgaaaactcctgactctaatctcaccttcagattaactgaTAATCCTAGACTTTTGCCGCTCACAGGTATGtaaaaatggattattttccccaataaataaatgaccaagtataatattttatgtctaatttgtttaattgtgttgtctttgtctacttttaggacttttaggacatacacatacattaaatacatagagtacatacagttgtgctcataaatttacccccttgcagaatctgcaaaatgttaataattggggggaaaaaagaggaatcattaaaattgcatttagttgttaatttagtcctgccctgaggaagttatttcacataacaaatgtttacatatagtccacaagacacaataataacttaatttacacaaatgaaccagtttacacacacttgaatattaatactgtgtgctgttacctggatgatccacgactgtgttgtgagagttcttcatgagcCCCTTGTTTGTCCGGAGCAGTTAAActccccactgttcttcagaaaaatcctccaggtcctgcatgttctgcatatttaacccctttccaacagtaaCTATATGAAGCTGAGATCCtttttttcacactgaggacgactgagggactcaaacacaactattacacaaggtgcaaacattcactgatgctcaagaaggggGAATTAAATATCTTATgaaaaactaaatgaaaaaataagataTTTAAACAGGATTTACAATGCTGTTGTGTTGTTAATAACCAAGTTAATTACTCTCAGGCTGCAATAACAATGCAGAGCACTAACTTCCTCACAAAAATTGTTTACATGATTGCCTACACAGTTATCCAGGTTTATAAAAGGTGAAattgaaatgtttgtgtgtaagcCATCACTTTAACTCTCGCCCAGGCGTATGCACAATTTTATTGGTGACATAAGAGGCAAAAGTAATGAACCTGAAGAGGCACTCCGGTGAAAAGCGATATTTTAGTCACTGACAGTGGTACGATAGTGCTTTATGGCCACTgcttaaagaagaaaaatactACATTTTGGGAATATATCTGATTTTACAAGAAAAAAAGTTACCATACAGT contains these protein-coding regions:
- the LOC108266868 gene encoding NACHT, LRR and PYD domains-containing protein 3 isoform X1, with the translated sequence MSLSGVQDKEKDQSLMEVERSDSPEPSHVSMSRSMNPPYNLRDKDDSTDLGVFPGLMEVERSDSPEPSHVSMSRSMNPPYNLRDRDDSTDLRTQKEESRVISINQLKSLLKDLEHQAITLLKNELDKFGTLLSPDYPACPEREVEDEEDQSPVREGALKITLHVLNKMNHSDLANTLQTRLESEIPRNFKSRLREKCKRINEGISQPGSSALLNEIYTELYITVGWSGDVNNEHEVRQIETASRRPATQETPIKCNDLFKDESIRRVLTKGVAGIGKTVSVQKFILDWAEGKANQDVTFMFPLPFRELNLMKEKKTSLIKLLRYFFQETKELPLINCNACKVLFIFDGLDECRLPLNFQKNERLCDVTESASVDVLLTNLIKGNLLPSALLWITSRPGAANQIPPECVDQVTEIRGFSDPQKEEYFRKRISDQSLANKIIRHVKISRSLYIMCHIPVFCWISATVLERMLGEAESGEIPKTLTQMFTHFLIFQIKHKDQKYHGKYGPDPQQTRESILALGKLAFHQLEKGNLIFYEEDLRECGIDAREVSVYSGVCTQIFREEFGLHLGKVFSFVHQSVQEFLAALYTFLTFILKNKNVIGEERTGIFYRFKKPNMIDPLKTAVDKAVQSENGHLDLFLRFLLGLSVESNQTLLRRLIPQTGNSSNIKEDIVNYLKRKIRENPSPEKSINLFHCLNEMNDDSLVKEIQTYLNRGGKSALSGACLSPAQWSALVFVLLNSQEGLEEFDLTKYHPSEECLLRLLPVVKESVKAVLCWCDLTEESCRVLSSVLSSNSSRLRELDLSYNNLQDSGVELLSAGLQNPHCTLETLWLCKCNLTEESCRVLSSVLSSDSSSLKELNLSGNELRDSGMKLLSVGLKNPQCKLERLWLRSCNLEKESCAILSKVLSSKSSSLRELHLRGNNLQDSGVKLLSEGLQNPHCTLKTLGLVGCNITDEGIVALVSALRSNTSSQLKELDLYGNKQGDPGVNLLNDLLRDRNCKLDSSDATRDTTIGTPLSSSSLASRHSL
- the LOC108266868 gene encoding NACHT, LRR and PYD domains-containing protein 3 isoform X2; the encoded protein is MSLSGVQDKEKDQSLMEVERSDSPEPSHVSMSRSMNPPYNLRDKDDSTDLGVFPGLMEVERSDSPEPSHVSMSRSMNPPYNLRDRDDSTDLRTQKEESRVISINQLKSLLKDLEHQAITLLKNELDKFGTLLSPDYPACPEREVEDEEDQSPVREGALKITLHVLNKMNHSDLANTLQTRLESEIPRNFKSRLREKCKRINEGISQPGSSALLNEIYTELYITVGWSGDVNNEHEVRQIETASRRPATQETPIKCNDLFKDESIRRVLTKGVAGIGKTVSVQKFILDWAEGKANQDVTFMFPLPFRELNLMKEKKTSLIKLLRYFFQETKELPLINCNACKVLFIFDGLDECRLPLNFQKNERLCDVTESASVDVLLTNLIKGNLLPSALLWITSRPGAANQIPPECVDQVTEIRGFSDPQKEEYFRKRISDQSLANKIIRHVKISRSLYIMCHIPVFCWISATVLERMLGEAESGEIPKTLTQMFTHFLIFQIKHKDQKYHGKYGPDPQQTRESILALGKLAFHQLEKGNLIFYEEDLRECGIDAREVSVYSGVCTQIFREEFGLHLGKVFSFVHQSVQEFLAALYTFLTFILKNKNVIGEERTGIFYRFKKPNMIDPLKTAVDKAVQSENGHLDLFLRFLLGLSVESNQTLLRRLIPQTGNSSNIKEDIVNYLKRKIRENPSPEKSINLFHCLNEMNDDSLVKEIQTYLNRGGKSALSGACLSPAQWSALVFVLLNSQEGLEEFDLTKYHPSEECLLRLLPVVKESVKAVLCWCDLTEESCRVLSSVLSSNSSRLRELDLSYNNLQDSGVELLSAGLQNPHCTLETLWLCKCNLTEESCRVLSSVLSSDSSSLKELNLSGNELRDSGMKLLSVGLKNPQCKLERLWLRSCNLEKESCAILSKVLSSKSSSLRELHLRGNNLQDSGVKLLSEGLQNPHCTLKTLGLVGCNITDEGIVALVSALRSNTSSQLKELDLYGNKQGDPGVNLLNDLLRDRNCKLDSSDIQT